A genomic region of Haliaeetus albicilla chromosome 8, bHalAlb1.1, whole genome shotgun sequence contains the following coding sequences:
- the RGS13 gene encoding LOW QUALITY PROTEIN: regulator of G-protein signaling 13 (The sequence of the model RefSeq protein was modified relative to this genomic sequence to represent the inferred CDS: inserted 2 bases in 1 codon; substituted 2 bases at 2 genomic stop codons), which produces MSSNTCWLCKIFRAEENGISSKLSLEEVLQWSQSFEKLVTSKYGPMIYKAYLKTXHSDENXEFWLACEAYKITSQRKRISVARKLFTSYIQPQAPNELNIDSPARKAIIKNIQEPTQSCFDEAQKIIYMHMERDSYPXFSESKFYQKLKHSLQTNGNNSMMRDNNSIFNQIT; this is translated from the exons ATGAGTTCAAATACTTGTTGGCTTTGCAAGATattcagagcagaagaaaatgggaTCAGTTCTAA ATTGTCTTTGGAGGAAGTGCTACAATGGTCCCAGTCTTTTGAAAAGCTGGTAACAAGTAAAT ATGGGCCTATGATCTACAAGGCCTACTTGAAGACATAGCACAGTGATGAAAA AGAATTCTGGCTTGCTTGTGAAGCTTATAAGATCACATCACAGAGGAAAAGGATTTCTGTGGCCAGGAAACTTTTTACAAGTTACATTCAACCCCAGGCTCCCAACGAG cttaaCATTGACAGTCCTGCAAGGAAAGCAATTATAAAGAATATTCAAGAGCCAACACAGTCCTGTTTTGatgaagcacagaaaataatttacatgCACATGGAAAGAGATTCTTATCCATGATTTTCTGAATCAAAGTTCTATCAAAAACTCAAACACAGCCTTCAAACTAATGGCAATAATTCAATG ATGCGTGACAATAACAGTATATTTAATCAGATCACATGA